One Gossypium arboreum isolate Shixiya-1 chromosome 13, ASM2569848v2, whole genome shotgun sequence genomic window, CTGTTACTGAAGCTGGTTCATTCGACCATCCTATTGCATTTCTATATGTAGCAGCTAATTAGTGTTAAAGTACAGTTTAAGGCTTTCCTATAAGTCAAAATTAACTGAGAATGAAAACTTGCAGGAATATAACTGATTGTGATTTGTTAACTCACATTTCTTCCTCTTCCCCACTCTTTAGGGCATTTTTTGCTATGCATTGAAAAGCTTCTTCCACATTAACTCCCTCCTTGGCAGATGTCTCAAAGTATGGGATATTTCCTTTTGAGGCACACCATGCTCGAACCTTTTTCTCAGACACCTAAAATATCCACAAGAATCAGATAATTGTATCTTTATAGGGAGAAAGTGAGTCCGCGTGTAATGCCACAGCAGAGCAAGAAAGAATAATGAAAAATACATATACATACTACTCTACTGTTTCCACCATCCACATCGATTTTGTTCCCCAAAACAACAAATGGGAAATTCTCTGGATCTGATGGGCTTGCCTGCAAGAGGTTTTTCATACCATCATTTCTCTACTTAATAAATCCTTGAGAGCAGGTTTGATTGATGGTTTTAAACAGAATTCAGAAAttcagtatatatatatacctgAATAAGAAACTCTTCTCTCCAATTGTTAAGGTTTTCAAATGATTTCATTGAGTTGACATCGTATACAAGAACACAGCAATCAGCGCCACGGTAGAAAGCAACACCTAGGCTTTGGAATCGTTCCTGGCCGGCAGTATCCCAGATCTGGGAAACAAAATAATGTTGAATAAATTTCAGCAAAATGAAATGTCACCAAAAAAAAAACAGGAAAAGATTTGTGCAAAGCGGATATGCAAAAAACACAAAAAAGCTAAAACAAAAACTGAATCTTTTTTTAATGTACTGCTATAATTTGCTAGACTAAAACTCAATGGTGTTCCATAACGTCTAACAGACTAACACTAATGTGCTAATTTAGAGAACCCTGCTTGATTAAGATTAAATTAATGCACAAAAAAATATAATTCCAAAGTCGATCATCACAAGTTCAATTCTTGTCAACACTATAACCAGAGAAAAAAGAAGCCATCTCTTTGCTTTTCTATGAATAAAGAAAGAGGAGCCACTGGCAACTTCAAATTAGTGAGATCACAGAGCAAAGTAAGATGCATTGTTACAGATCATAGATGTAGTTAAGAATATTGGTTAAGTTCTATTCTATTAAATCTAAGCTCAATACAATGAGCTAGAGATAAAAATCAAGCCTCTTCTTCGTCATAATCACCAACCAGCATGTGAAATTAAGATCCCAAAAAGCAAATGCAACAGCCCAACAAGACCATCACAATGTTCAAAAATGCTTGTATTCGagtacaagaaaaaaaaaagatactaAATTTACACTAAATCAAATGTAGTGTTCAGTATGAAATCTAACCTGTAAGGTGAAAAGCTTATCCTCAAACTGCACTTCCTTTGTCAAGAAATCGGCCCCGATCGTTGCCTTATACTGATTGCTAAACTTCTTATTCACATATCTAAAAGCAAATTGTAAAggcaagcaaaaaaaaaaaaaatggtactGATAATAATTACAATCAACTAATAACTAATTACGACTTCAACATTTTTTAAGAATtatcaaaaacaaaaaaactaCAGCAGGATACTGATTCATCAAAGACGTCTTGCCTACCCTGCAAATCACAGATCAATCACAATCATAAACGTTGAATTgcatgaaaaatataaatatagaaaAATCTAAACATTACAGGCGAAATTAACTAGCGCTTAACAACAAGCGTGAGACCAGTAATTCAAACCGAAAGATCCGTAAGGAAAACCCTAGAAACGAAATTTCCTAAAGAAAAAAAACATGCGTATCCGTACGTATGAATATACGAGCAGGATCAAGAAAAAGTAGCTAACTAACCCGCTATCGCCGAGGATGATGACCTTCAAGAGGGTTCTACGGCGAGACGGCATCGTAAGAAACACTAAGGAATCGACGGATCTATAGATGAAGAGAAACGAGAAAAGAAAATTCACTGTATCTAGAAAGAGAGAGTGTGTGACTGAGTGGCTCGTGGACTTGCTTGTCTGACACAGAAATTTCGGTAGGAAAATTGAGTGAACTTTCCAGCGTTTTTCTCCTCATAAagtttcttcatttattttcggTTTAAATATGCCAAAGATCCCGTAgtcttttgaaatttaaaatttaatcctatattttaattttgagacaTCTAATCctgtactttttttttatttaaaaatcttgTCATGCAGTTTAATTTTACCATTAAAGTTAACAATTTcaaagtaaaataattttttaaccctcaatatttacaatttttttcaatttggtctttACTTTTAGAAGtacataaattttttaaattaatttaaaaattttaaatgtcaAAAGGTAAAGACCAAATTGAAAACAATTgtaaatattgagggttaaaATTTGTTTTACCTTTGATATTGTTAACTTTAACCGCAAAATTAGATGAAGAGACTaagatttttatataaaaaatatagggACTCAATGCctcaaaaattaaagtatatggactaaattttaaattccaAAAGAGTACAGGGACCTTTTACATATTTAAATCTTTATTTTCAGGTTAATTTCGCCGAGCATCCCTAAGGCATCTTTCAGATTTTATACTAGTCTTCATAATGTTTTAGTTAAGTCCTTAAAGTACCTACATGGTTTTAGTTAAGTCCTTAAAGTACCTACATTGTATGGGTAAACTATATTaatagtcactaaactattagtaaattttttttagttaagtccttaaagttacaaaatggtcacccaattattcaattttgtcttttctGGTCACTAGTTGAGtttttaaaattggcataataaTAACTTTTACCCTcaacatttataaattatgtcaatttagtcttgattctaaaaaattaaccctcaacatttacacgTGTAATTTGTTCCTATTTTTGTAGTTTTGCCTTTCTTTGTGACATTGaggattaattttaaaagaatgagaaaatatgaaaattattatcttggattttttagtgttttcattttcgtatattttcaatcaaattaagttgataattttttttttaactttttaagtaAAATGGTcacaaataaaatcaaaattgcCAAAAGAAGCAAATTACACAATGCGTAAATATTGaaggttagattttttttttagaatcaagattaaattgatacaatatataaatattaagggtTAAAGTTGCTACAATACCAATTTTAAAAGCTGCCATTGTTAGCTCGTTGATAACCAAAAAAGATAAATTTAAATAGTtgaatgatcattttgtaactttttataattcgatgacaaaaaaaaataatagagtGACTACTACTGTAATTTGCCCATATTGTATTAATCGAGTTTTTCATAAATTAATTGTTAATCTAGGCACTAAACATTAATTTGGATTTGAAATAGGGCATATTTGTGGATTGAATTATAAACATGAGTAACAGGAACAATGCAAAGGGAATGAAGAAGAGGCCGACCCCAATAATTTCTACAGTTATTCTTCTAGAGTTCGCATTTGAGAAGATATACATTATAATCATTGTTCCAATGCACCCTTTTCTTTATCCTTAGAAAACAAATATGAAACCTCTATTACTAGTTATGACATTGGCATTCTATAGGGGTGTTCAGTCGGTTAACTGACTCGAAATAACATTAATCGAATTAATTAACTCTTCAAAATTTTTAATCGTTAACCGAAcctaaattttttcaaaaaagttAACCGAActgaaaattatatattttttaatttttggttaaaataagtataaaattaaccgaattaaccgaatcagccaaattatttgtataaaattatatttttattttaatttttagttttagttttagatttttatttttatttattaaattatttgtaatttttatgattgggttgggttggatacttgggttaatatatattagattgggtatttgggtttatgttgaattgggtttgagtgaatagtgggctatttatatattataattttatttattaattttttccgTTAAACCgaaaaattcggttaaccgaccagttgcgaaccgaattaaccgttaaccgaaaattttaaaaattattaaccgacccaCTACCGAATTAATTCTGTTAACCGACCGATTAACTGAATTCGGCCGGTTAACCAAATTTTTTCGATTTTACCCAAATTTTGCACACCCCTAGCATTGCATTGACCTCTTTTTTTACTTCATAATTAAATAATCAGTTACCAAAGGCCAATCAACCTCGAAAACGGCCGGTAAGGACTAACCTTTCTATCATTATCATGGATAAGTGTCTAATAATTTCTCAGTGAATCATCTATGATGAAAAGTAGAGTTTGTGTCATATTTTGATCGAGGGTGAAATCAGAATTTTTTTAacggaattaaattatatatttttataatagtaaaatgtaattttatcattttaacagtctatatctttataatttttaaaagattaaattaaaattttgtcatttttggggttaaaagtacaattttataattattaatttaaattttcatcAATTGTAATAGCCTAAACGAAAAAAATTCCCATTCGGgccctttaattttttaaaatttaaattagtaaaggtaaaattacattttgacccctaaaatgataaaattttatttaatcctttaaaattataaaaatataggttatttaaaatatattttattatcataaaaattaaaatttaatttaaacccCTTTCTGCCCTGGTTTTGATGCCACAATCCATGCATTGTGGTTACATAACTTTTATTTCATGACTAATGGTGGATCTTGACATTAAAATTTGATGGGAGGTGGTTAATTAAAATTGTCAAAAAAAATTAGAGGTTTTAGTGAGAATGTTTACttgataaatttaattaaaactttcAAAAGATATTCTAAAGGATTAATtagaattaataaaaatttaattcgttcataaaaataacataattaaatccaaattaaaaaaataaaaacaaacactACAT contains:
- the LOC108461666 gene encoding ras-related protein Rab7-like encodes the protein MPSRRRTLLKVIILGDSGVGKTSLMNQYVNKKFSNQYKATIGADFLTKEVQFEDKLFTLQIWDTAGQERFQSLGVAFYRGADCCVLVYDVNSMKSFENLNNWREEFLIQASPSDPENFPFVVLGNKIDVDGGNSRVVSEKKVRAWCASKGNIPYFETSAKEGVNVEEAFQCIAKNALKSGEEEEIYLPDTIDVVSSSNQPRSTGCEC